GAATGAAACTCACAATCTGAATTGGTCAAATGAccccacactcttaaaaataaaggttacaaAAATGGGTTTTCCACATCGAAAAAGAAGAACCATTTTTAGTTCCGAACTTTTCAGTgaaattttgtaaattattaaaaaaataatttaactagGTTCTTATTGTGTTCTGGAAAAGAATATCTGCCCaattatgattattaaaatgtaaactgtTAATGTTTATAGATATGGAGAGTGCTATCACGCTGTGGCAGTTTCTGCTGCAGCTACTGCTGGACCAAAGCCATAAGCACCTGATTTGCTGGACGTCCAACGACGGCGAGTTCAAGCTGCTCAAATCGGAAGAAGTCGCCAAACTCTGGGGCCTGCGCAAGAACAAGACCAACATGAACTACGACAAGCTTAGCCGAGCATTACGCTACTATTATGACAAGGTTACACACGCTCGAATTGGATAAATCCAACAATTTTACGAGGTGGCGATTTTGTAATGAATTTATACAATGGGATTTGTATGGAGAATTTTACACCCCACAACCAACCATCAATGGGGCATTAGCAGATTGTATTAAAACGTACAACCAagattgtacaaattcatacgaattagccaccaatttatgtaaaatagttacaaattgcCATTTGACTGTATTGTAATTGTATTGTAATCTGTTTTCTTTTGCAGAACATCATAAAGAAGGTGATTGGCCAGAAGTTTGTTTACAAATTTGTCTCGTTCCCTGATATTCTGAAGATGGATCCCCAAGCGGTGGAGCTCGGTCAGGGTGGGGGTCACATCGCAGGGGGCGTCATGTTGCAGGAGGTGGAGTCAGATTGCGGCGAGGGGGAGGAGTCTCCAAAGCTGTCGCTGTCATCGCTGAGAAGCCCTGCCTACAGGAACGAGTATCTCCACTCTGGTCTCTACTCGTCCTTCACAGTCAGTTCCCTCCAAAGCCCATCTCCGCTGCTGCATCCAATTAAAGTTGAGAAGCAGCGAGAGGGCGATAGAGGGGAGGAGGGACAAACGGTGATTCGCTTTGTCACTAATCGATCAGAAAAGACCGTTCCCCTGGCTTCCTCACCACCACCTGCATCTGCGGAGGTCTTCTTCGCTTCAAAAACCTCCCCTTGTTCATCCCGTAGCCCCTCCCCTTCTCATAGCCCTGTCTACACGCTGCGGCCGGAGCGCAGCCCAGAGGCTCGCATAGACGAATCAGAGCAGAGCGCTCAGCCTCTAAATTTATCATCCGGCCACAGGAAGCGGGCCCAGAATTGGGCCACGCCCCCTGAGAGGAGGACCGGTAGCAACGGACTGCCTCCCAAAGCTCGGAAACCCAAAGGGCTGGAAATCTCCGCCCCTTCCATACTGCTTTCAGGAAGTGACTTGGGCTCCATCGCCCTCAACAGCCCAGCACTGCCCTCAGGGTCACTTACACCAGCCTTTTTCACTGCACAGGTATTAAACTGTCAcatgttcatttacattttttcatttacaatGTATATTTATGTCACACATACATCTGTTTCCTAATAATCAAAGCAAAGGATTTTTCTttcaaagagaaagaaatgtcAAATAGATTTAATTCAATACCAAAAATTACTGTTACAAGAAAAATGTGCTATTTTACACAACATTTGTTTGCTATATGTAGTTTTTGTACTACTGTATTAGAATATAGTGTACCGTAGTTaggttagcaacatgctaatgtaaAGCTATATTTAATGGACAGTGAACAGCTAAGCCAAGCATAGCCAAAATGCTTACATTTAACTTAATATCATATATTATTGATCAATATTgttcacatttaaataaaaaatgacattttagacaATCATTTTTGAGTGCTCTTTAGAATATTGTGtagttagcttagcaacatgctaatgtaaAGTTCTCTTGGATTCAGTTGTGAGAAGGCAAGGCAGCATTGTTTTTAACAAATAGGTAATATTGGTCTGATTATGTTAGTGATGACCAAGCAACTTTGATCATTCTCATACTTTagaattgtacttatatttaataaaagtatttttttttaaactatagaaATATTTATTCCAGTATGctttattacaatataaatgcAATGTATTTTTATGGCAGTGCATCATGTTGTTAGCTTTTCAAGAAGCATATTATGCACTAGTATTTAATTGCTGCCTGTGTAGAGCTTTCGGATTAGATTTCATTTCGTTGTAGGAAGCTTACTACATTTTGGAACTGAGCTATAATTGAACACAAAAACATCCTCTCCGGCAGTGTTTATAAGCCTTCAACAGGTAACAAATAGACAGGACACACACCTATTCTGGTAATACAGCTATTCGTTTCGGCATTTACTGGGTGTGTAGGGAGAAATGCGTAGCAGGCAGACAGGTTTTTAAAAAGAGGTAGAGTGAGACAGGAAGaggaaaaagacagacagaatggCCTAAGTGAGAAAAGAAAGACCTGTAAGTAAAGCCATATGTCCGTAATCTCACACACTACAGCATAGTGACACAGGACAGAGAAAAACTGAGCGAGAACGAGAAATTGATTTCACATGCTGCCCTATAGCCACAACCTGGTGAGCCAAAGTCCATGACCCATGGGAAGCTACATGCTTGTGTGGGTTTTTCTCCCACTTTCTCTCTTAAAGGGACAGGTAACCCAAAAATTTACTTTGTCATCGTTTACTTACACTTATGTCATTCTAAACAAACACAAGCGGATACATATGCATCCCTGTGACTATTTCTCTCTGAACGTTTTACACATTTAAACTAGAGTTTCTCATATATATGTTAACCCAATTTATCATCGCAGGTGTCTATAGAGGCTTTCGCACAGGAGGAAACTTTTTATAGTTCCTAGAACTATTGGTGAAAGTTCCCGCTTTTTGGCGTGTTTAAACCGTGAGAACTAGGAACCTATTTAGTTCTAGGAACTAAACTAGCTTCTATATAAGAGAAGGGTCTAAAACAGTTCTATAGGAACTATAATTGATGCagtgtacactgattggccaaATGCATACAAAACACTGACTATCcggcatttaaaaatatttactcaaCGAACATGGAAAACCACGACAATATCATTTACCTGATGTCTGCGGTATtgagttcttttcttttctgagtGCGGAGCAAAAGACCCCTATTGTTGTGGCCATCACCATCGCTTGTTTTTTTGACTGTAAACAAAAGGTCATGGAGTGTTGTCACCTTCTGGTCAAACTAATTAGTGTAAAAACTATACAAGGCGCATGTGCAAGTTGAGCATACAAAGTATGaacggttagaattttttttattttaccctaGCCTAGAGTAACTGAAGTATACTTTAGTAAAATGTTTGTCTTATTTAGGGTAACACCATGtttaatttttgacaggaatgaaaatgagaCTGTGAGGGATAGAAGTACAGTGCATTCAGTGGTTTGTACTGTTATTTAAAAGCATACTGATTGTCCAGCTGATGAAACGTACctgtattttagaaaaaaaactttcagcAGACAGACTCCATAAAACCCTTTTGAAAGTTGGTGAGAATTACGACACTTCATACACTATGTGTCATTGTAAAGACTGTAAATGGTGTGTGCACACCAAAAGCTAATTTCATTATTtacgcgagtagattacatataaagtcaatgcaaagacatgAATTTGCGTGGGGCACTGCGAATGATGTGAATTGGGAAATGTGATTCTCATGAAAGTGCAATATATGCTTCAATCGCATCTTTAAGCAAGCGAGTGGAAAATTTGCAAGATGCATTGTTGCGCAAGACAATCAGCAAAGAACTTATTGACAAGTCCAGTTTGAAAAATCCGGTTATATCAGAAAATGGAGAAGAGCATTATGGGATGGTGTAGCCTACACCCCACAAGTCTATCCATCACATCCTCATTTACATTTAGTATGGCATGTAACTTGACATTGTAGGACATCAGAAAGTTTGCACAAGCCTTATGGACTAATTTAATGGTGCCTTTTTggagcagtgttgccaagtcagtttttttttcatgtccgcggtttaaGTGACCCCAATACCAGGGGGTTTACAAGGGGAACcccatcaaaaacaaaaaaaagggtaTTTTACCCCACTTAAAACAATTAGGCTAATTTTAAGCAgcatgttttgttgtgaaaaacctggcaaccctgtatTGGAGATCATCAGTCCCTGGTTGCCTTCGAAAAATTTAAATTGGGACGATTGTCCACAAGAGACAaatttaaactgatttttaatgACGTGAGTTTGAGCACATGACAGAAGTTTAATTGGGGGTTAACTGTTGCTTTAAACATACTGAACATCTACAACAGACAGTTATTTCATAACGTGAGATTGAGTAAAATGCTCCAGCCACTTGGACAGATAAAACAAGTGTCAGCTATGTCCAGGACAGTCGTGCTTACATGCATTGCATTTGTGCTACATACCCTTAACACTCCAAATTTGTCCTGTTCAGGTGAAAAAATCtgggaagatttttttaaagggttTCTCAGACTACTTGTGCATGACAGGTTTCACATGCTATTGCCTTCAAACTGACGCAAAGACGTGTCTGGACATGCAGAGACTCACATTTGTCTTTCCAAAGTTTCAAAAAGACATTTTTGAATTGGGATTTCATGATCCATGACTTCAGTGACTAATACAAATAACATCTAATGTTCCTGTTCCCCCCTTTCACAATACCTCCCCTACTCCTCTCTCCCTTCAGACTCCCTCTGGTTTGCTGTTGACACCCAGTCCTCTCCTGTCCTCCATTCATTTCTGGAGCAGCCTGAGTCCGGTAGCCCCTCTCAGCCCAGCCAGGCTACAGGGCCACGGGTCACTCTTTCAGGTACGCACAAAACATTctcaaatctataaaaaatagGAAACTGATTTTGTGAGGATGTGTTTTCGCAGTGACATGCGAGAGTGTTTTAGAAAGAGATTCATTTGTCTGTTTCGAGAGCGTGTTTGTGTTTGGTGTCATGTTTCAGTCCTCATGTGAGCGAGAGGGGAAATCCTGTGGATACTTCCTGTTCTGGCCCCGGGGAGAGTGAGTGTGtagggaggtgtgtgtgtgtgtgtgtgtaagtgaacaAAAAAGGCAGAACGCAAACTTTATATTTCTGCTCATCTTGCTTTTTGAGGGGAGACTCCAGTCTTTACTGTAAACATCGCTAGCCAGCAGGAAACCATTAAGGTAACCACGGGCGACTGTTTGGCTCCGCCTTTACAGAAATGGTGACAGTTCATGATGTGCACTTTTACTaccgcatacacacacacacacacacacacacagagacagacgtACACTCACTCCCCCACTCTCACTTCCTCCCTGGGCGGCCGTAGTGGGAGATTTCTGGTTGGTCACATGATTGTCCTTCCTGCTGTTATTGGCTGCAGTGGAAAACTTTTGTGGCACGtctggatttttttctttctcagtgcAATTCATCTttgggtttttttatttatttatttattttctttctgtacCTGTAAAATATATACCAGAAAAAAATTGTTGCTTGTGAGATGTTTTTGAGTCAATCCGGGAAATGGATTTactggtgtgtgagtgtgtgtgtgtattagggttTGGAAATAAGCTACAGATGTTTCCTCTCTGCATTGGATATGGGGGAAAAAACAGCTTCCTGTTAAAAAAAGGGAGGGGGTGATAACTGAAAAAGACTCTGTGCCTGTGTGTATAGTGTGCTATCACATAACAGGAAGTTCCTCTCCTAGTGCTACCGTGATGTACTACGAGTGTTTGTCTTGTGAACCACAAAGACAGGGTCCTCACTGAGGTGTATTATGGAGATATTTACAGAAACTTAAGAAATGCCCaggtattctttaaaaaatcaaatgtaagattttttttttttttttgaaacccaATTTTAAGTACACTTTATGGTGGCATTTGTTGTACTGAATTCAATTCATGGTATTTTTAGAAATGATTTTaatcataaaaaacaaacaaaaaaaaccttccttTCTGTAACACAGGAATACGATTTCTGGGGAAAATGTCCTGAAAATGTTGTCACAATACAAAAAtcagtccttcaggcttattcatttgtttgtatctttctttattaggtaaaaaaataaaaaaaaataaaaaaataaataaataatagaacaaTACTGCtactaatagtaataataatacatatatggACACATGCTCATTTCACCTGAAAATCAGaaataacaaactaaataaatatgaacaaacaaacagacttatctaaccaataaataaatagtaaaaataataataataaattaaatgtaggtAGTATTTAACtgcaaaatctaaataaataataaaaaaaagtttaataataatacatttaagcaaaaaaaaaataattatatatatatatataaatgatatatatatatatataaatgatatatatatatataaatgatatataaattttttttatatatatatatatatataaaataatttatatcctATTGAATAATACCTGGACATTTCTCGATAAGATTTAACCATTAAGATGTGATCTATTATTTGATCTGGTTAATTTACGGTTATATGACATTTcctgatacaatattttaaaaatgttttttccccctcactATACACTATTTTCTGCTTAACTAGTAAACATAGCACATGAGGACATTGTGATTCAGTATGTGTAGCATTACCTCAATGTCCTGTTTTCTTTCTGACTCTCAGTTCCCGAACCTGCTGAACGGGCCGCTCCCATTACCCCTCCCCAACCTGGactcctcttcatcctcctcctcctcctcctcatctctcctcctctcctccagcGGCCAGAAATCCTGATTTCTGGACACTCCACATACCCCCTCCCCAGAATTACACCTTTGATGTCACACTAAGAAGGAATTATGGACCTTCATGTCATTTTTGAGCCAGACTGCAGTTCACCCCCTTGTGGCCACCTTCACCTACAGCACCCTTCAGTTCTGTTGAATTTTGGACCAGCAAACTGTGTGTTTTCTTCTTTAACTCAGGCTGCAATCCAAACAGCTCACCAAAATTCCTCCGCAAACTCTTAAAATAGGGAATTATGATGAGGTAATGCCAAAGAACATGAAGTGTCCTTTTGAGAAGACGGTGAGTAAGTGGAAACGGAGCCTTGGAGAATCTGTATCCTGGAGAAAGTGTTCTAGACTGGACTTTTTGGCAAGTTATTTTTCATAATCTCAATTTCAGATAGAAACAAACGATGCTGAACGACGTAAAACACGTTTAAAGCAGCGTAGACCTTCTCCATTCCCAGGGTGCTTCAACTGGAAAGATCTCAAGCAGTtcaaaaagaagaaatgtttaaTCCATATTAAAGGAATCTCATTAGCATTTAAgtctctttttttaatctttcggAGGCTGTGAACCGGGTTTCTGTTCGTTTGTTGTTTGTCGGGtgttatattgtataatattgcGTTGTATGCACTGTGCTTCAAATGTACTGCCGGCTGTGCCTTTTTTGTGTAAGAattgtgtatttgtattattttcttgcttAAAAACTTTTTGTAATAGACGAAATTCCATTTCAATATTGGAAAGAAAAGCTTTGTAATAGCTTccggtttttttattttttattaatgaattgatttaaaaaaaaaaggtgtattctcgtattaatatatatatatatatatatatatatatatatatatatatatatatattttttttttttttttttgcttttcaagAGTCAAGAAAATGTGCCTtgtgtgtgagttttttttaataaaaaaaactcacaacGCAACTTTCCCGCGTCTGAACAAACACCTTGCATTTGTGGATGAaatgcacacagatacacacacaaatataataaaCAGACGACAGAGAGTTCGCTGTATGAAACAGACCATGTTTACTTCACTGATTAAGAGAAATAAATATCTGCAGTACAAAGAGTTAAACGGTCAATTCAGCCGACAGCTGGGACTGAGAGCGTCAGTGTTTCACGGAGGCGGAGCTTACAGGACACCACGCACTCCATGCGTCACGTATATACACGCAatcacgcacacactcacgcacgcatCTCCAGAAAACAATTAACATctgtcagtttaaaaaaaaaaaaaaagttatctaaaATCTGTTTGATATCTTATGCGTTCTTCATGTTTATAAATGCTGGGGAAAAGAAACATTGGTCCAACGCTGctgtcaaaaagtttttttttttttttttttttgttattacatttttcttttatacacACAATATCGTTTTCTCTTCTGAATAAAATCAAGCACAAATGTGGGACAGTCGAACTCCATGCCACATTAACATACCATTATTCACAGAAGGGTCAatatgtaacataaaaaaaaaaaatctcttaatacTGTTAATGAAACTAGCTCATCTTCATAGCCATCGCTTGCATTGAGCCTTTCAAGTGGCTCTGTACAGTTACAGTTCTCCATTTTCACACATACAACCTTACTTTCTCACTCTTTTACAAGCGTCGCATACACTCGGAAGCTACAGAGGAGCTCTATTAATAGAAGAAACTGGTTTTGATGATCCATCAGGAGCTCCAAAGGTCAAAGAAAGAATTAAAAACACATCTGGCATACAAGCACTTCAGTTCCAATAGGATCACTCTGAATGAATGCAAAGGGAGAGATGGTCCGGTTCTCAGTTCAAAACCGTGAGGTCACAAAGTTCCTGCTGGTCCAGTGTTAGTTTTTTCCACCCTCGTTTTGCAAGTCCACCTGGTCGAGATGGTCCCTGGTTCACGTGACGCTGCCTTTGAGGAACAAATTCACTTTTTTCTTGAAATGATACGTTAAAATTTGAGGTTTTGGAATGAATGTTTTGAGTCTGTCGCTCGGTTTGAAGCACAATCCCCATGCcagaaaaccaaaaacaaagtCAAAACACTCGTATAGGCATTCATTCCTCCTCTGTAAAACAACACAATGACAGACGGACAGCTGCGATATCAACATTATATTTCAACAGAATTATAATCgttcttttaaaacaaaacaaaaacatgggACTGATGTGTCCACGAGGGGCACCCCGAGAGTGAGGAAGTTACGTAGAGACAGTAGTCAATTAGCAGCAAAACAACCCCTCcgtcaataaatatatacacGTTCACACACTCGCACACCCTAAGCATCACACAGGGGAAGGGCGTCCAGACGAGTGGCCGATGGGCGCTCTGGCTCAAGGCTGCATGCTGGATGGTGGGACACTGGGGGGGGATTCGACAGGTTAGGCCGATCCCCTTCACCACGCATGCAGACGCAACAAACACCCCTCTCTCTGTGAGCGAGGGGGGACTAAGTCTGTTAGTCTTTACAACAGTCACGGAGACTAAGAGCTGTCGAACTGATccgtcaagtgtgtgtgtgtgtgtgtgtgtgttagagtgtgagAGCGATGGGCAAGAGTGTGAGGGAACGCAGCTTAAAACAGCATGCTCTGCCGTCTGTTCTTGCTGTTGCCTGTGaggagagagacagaaggatgagAGTGAAAAGGAGCAAAAGGAGGAAAAGGAGTCTtataatgaataattttaaatattcagtGAATAAATGTATTAGCTTTATATAGAGGAGAGAACACGGTGTACCAgtttacaaaagattttttttaaatgacatataatttaaaatatatatttagttataaattatattagttatattattaGAGCAGAAAACAAGGAGTATGCCATGACgataatatttcatttatatttttgttataatgtaaaaaatttttgttataaaatatattagtaatattaCTAGGGAGAGAATAAAGTGTGCaaggttacaaaatatttcaaatattttaaatatataatttaaatacatatttagttCTATTGTTAGAGGACAGACCACGGTGTACAAGCAaacaaaataatgctttttttatttatataattaacttTAAAAGGTACActatgtaacaatttattaagtTTACAGAACtataatgagcgagtacatcatgatttagaaaatatatttagttattattacccaataattacattaatatataaGAGCACAAAGTATTAGAagttacaaaataatgtttttaaaaaaccataaattgtttttatatgtataaaatgtattattaattaaagtaataaatatatttataaaatatttttggaatatttagaaaattgtattaaatattatgaataataaactattttctaatactttaaaaatatttaatttattgtaatataacATTCATTATATGTACACTCATAATAAACCATatgataaatcaaataaaatagaaatttaatttaatttataggctCAGTCGTacatcaatcaaactgttgacacgcgcgctgttcggtcaggttaatggccacgaaaaagagaagatgcacttttaatagcgaatggaccgcagCATACCCTtgattaagacctgtagatggcgaagcagagagagctttttttctgttgtagaacctttgggtgatattttgggtcaggtagtgtcttaatctttttgtcggtgggtttaaaaagaaatataggcaatatattacagaatgcttgaaatgtctacttttaaactaaaatattcaaaccaaaataaataggctactctctgataatgtaatccatatgaaatgtgcatttctctctggctttCATGGCGAGTCCTTCATCTTAGcagtgacacagaaaacaccagtttattactaaacaattaaatgtctccttgctaatttagacacatgcataatcattactttaaccagttctttgtggcaagccttatgtgtgcggtcataacgcttattatgcTGTAGGCtaaagcctatttaagtaattctattaatataaaggggcgacgcatttactacttttaaaaaatgcgggtcaggaagcgggtcggggaaaatattttattttcatttttttgcggtccgagttgcgggcgggttagttaaaaacatcggtcgggtgcgagttattaatacattgacccgcgcatcactgatagcTATTGGTCTACACGATCAATGCCACCTAGTGTCAGTTCCCAAAACTACGGACACTGACCCATACTGACTGACTACTATCAGAGTATCTGAACAAAAATACAAgtagaaaacaaacacacacctgtctcTGGGTACGAAGAGTTCCGGTAACCGGGGTCCCTCTGAAGCTGCACTTCCTTCAGTGTAAATATGGATATGCctgcacaagcacagcatatcATGAGAATGAGGACATATGAGTGATtatgtaatttgtgtgtgtgtaaagatccTCACTTTCTGGCAGTGTGTGCACACGCATGCCCAGACTCTTGAAGTAGGAGTGTTTCATTGATTCATCTGCAGAGATCCTCTTCTTGGACTCATActatagataaaaaaataaataaaggatgaAAGCCTTGTTAGACTGATAAAGGGAAGTTTAAGTTATCATAATGCTTTAAAAGGGTTAATGGGAAAATAAGAGTGTTCAAGATAAAGAGAcggaaaaacatttacaattgtTTGCGTGTGTATTTAACGCAATCCATTGTTCTGGCACATTCTTACCCTTAGAAAGGACAATAACAGCTCTATTCCTTCAGTATCCAACCTGTAGATGGGAAGggaggagagtgagagagatgtgaCCGGCAGGTTGACAAATTAGACTGGCATCCGTAAAAGAGGAAGCAAACGGCCTCAGAAATTCCACAGGATATCCTGCTTTACTGGCACGCACACGGCTTTCTAACATacaccagaacacacacacacaaaaattccCACAGCAGCAtccgcacactcacacacaggctTTGAGGTCATGGTCATTTGCTCTGTGTGGCAAGACAAACACACTGAAGCTGCCGCACAGACACTGAGCACACAAactcatcacaaacacacactgcatgaaacaGCAAAGCAGCAGCTGGAGAGACACAGATAGAGCGCAGGTACCTGGGTGCATGATTGATGAAGGGCTGAGGCTTGTATTTGGGGAAGTTGTAGGATTTGAACTCTTCGATTGACGAGATGCCGGGCCAGTTGTCCTCTGTAGGTGTACCTGTTTCACACAAAGCCAAAACATCCATTCAACACTTATACATTCTAAAATGAACAGTTTCTTTTgtaacgtgtatatatatatatagtgcatatttaaattatattataaaataacatgctgcacaacttcatgaattaaaaaatgtttatcatGGAAGAGGTGTAGTACAGCATGTATAAATTTacttaatgttaatattttaaataacgtCATAGATATTGCAGAAGATCCAATCTCTAGCAAAAGAAATATGTgataatgaaattttttttttttacaaaattcccATAAAAGTTTATGCTCTCAAGGATTTCCACAACTTTACCACGACTTAAAACAGAAATCTCTATTTCTAAGCAGTGGAAATTCCATAAATTGCTTAAAATATGATTTACATATATGCATTTAACAGATGCGTTTATTTAAAACAAGTTTAATGAAAGgtatttttaaccttttttaatcagttcatgccttccctgggaatcaaacccatgaccatGGCATTGTTAAAATCATGCAGCACTGTTTTGAGCtacagtttatatatttttttatattgcttaaaacctcctttccaggtcattttttttctgtgatattTCCACACTGCAGGATGCACAGTGAAACACATCAGGTGAGGGTTTCAACTGAACTGTGATAACCTACCATGTGATCTCACTGTTTCCATGcagcatgtgcgtgtgtgtgtgtgtgtgtgtgtgtgtgtggacagcaAGCATGGCAGCTCAGATGGTTgcagtttgtttttaaagcaggTGAGAAGCACTTCTGAGACTGAACACCATGACACATCtggtgtgagaatgtgtgtgtgtgtttaatgtcgTAATGTCTGGAGTTGAAGTGTGTGTTTCATCACACAGGCTCTGAATTGAATCATTTAGTTGGAAAGCTgggcgtg
The DNA window shown above is from Carassius carassius chromosome 26, fCarCar2.1, whole genome shotgun sequence and carries:
- the LOC132105567 gene encoding ETS domain-containing protein Elk-3-like; protein product: MESAITLWQFLLQLLLDQSHKHLICWTSNDGEFKLLKSEEVAKLWGLRKNKTNMNYDKLSRALRYYYDKNIIKKVIGQKFVYKFVSFPDILKMDPQAVELGQGGGHIAGGVMLQEVESDCGEGEESPKLSLSSLRSPAYRNEYLHSGLYSSFTVSSLQSPSPLLHPIKVEKQREGDRGEEGQTVIRFVTNRSEKTVPLASSPPPASAEVFFASKTSPCSSRSPSPSHSPVYTLRPERSPEARIDESEQSAQPLNLSSGHRKRAQNWATPPERRTGSNGLPPKARKPKGLEISAPSILLSGSDLGSIALNSPALPSGSLTPAFFTAQTPSGLLLTPSPLLSSIHFWSSLSPVAPLSPARLQGHGSLFQFPNLLNGPLPLPLPNLDSSSSSSSSSSSLLLSSSGQKS